The following coding sequences are from one Leptolyngbyaceae cyanobacterium window:
- a CDS encoding UDP-glucose/GDP-mannose dehydrogenase family protein has translation MRVCVIGTGYVGLVTGVCLAHTGHHVICVDNNEEKVKLMKAGQSPIFEPGLSELMQSSYQNGLLEFTTDIGEGVKHGEILFIAVGTPPLPTGESDTRYVEAVARGIGAHLNDGYKVIVNKSTVPIGSGDWVRMIVMDGIKERQKVLVGAGGTVSDEEVEKIAAEFDVVSNPEFLREGSAIYDTFNPDRIVLGSNSQKAIDMMKQLYTPIIDRKYGEDLSLPPVPVVETDINSAEMIKYAANAFLATKISFINEVANICDRVGADVTQVAKGIGLDSRIGGKFLQAGIGWGGSCFPKDVLALIHTAKDYNYETEILNAAVSVNKRQRVMAIEKLQHELKILKGKTVGLLGLTFKPDTDDMRDAPALTLIEELNRLGTKVKAYDPLVSQTGMRHGLTGVIVETDPERLADGCDALVLVTDWAQFTSLDYAKMAKLMNSPVIIDGRNFLDRKALQAAGFRYVGIGR, from the coding sequence ATGCGTGTTTGTGTTATTGGAACCGGATACGTTGGCTTAGTGACAGGAGTCTGCTTGGCACATACAGGCCATCACGTTATCTGCGTAGATAATAATGAAGAAAAAGTTAAATTAATGAAGGCTGGACAGTCCCCTATATTTGAGCCTGGGTTATCGGAACTGATGCAGTCTTCCTATCAAAATGGACTTCTGGAATTTACTACGGATATAGGTGAGGGAGTCAAACACGGGGAGATTTTATTTATTGCAGTAGGAACGCCTCCATTACCTACGGGTGAAAGCGATACGCGCTATGTAGAAGCTGTGGCTCGTGGCATTGGCGCTCATCTTAATGACGGTTATAAAGTAATAGTAAATAAATCAACCGTACCGATCGGATCGGGTGACTGGGTACGGATGATCGTAATGGATGGTATTAAGGAACGCCAAAAAGTTTTGGTCGGTGCGGGTGGTACGGTTAGCGATGAAGAAGTAGAAAAAATTGCGGCAGAATTCGATGTAGTAAGTAACCCGGAATTTTTGCGAGAAGGTTCGGCTATTTACGATACCTTCAACCCAGATCGCATCGTGTTGGGAAGCAACTCTCAAAAAGCGATCGATATGATGAAGCAACTCTACACTCCCATCATCGATCGCAAATACGGTGAAGATCTGTCTTTACCACCGGTACCAGTGGTAGAAACCGATATTAACTCGGCAGAAATGATCAAGTATGCGGCTAATGCTTTCTTAGCAACTAAGATTAGCTTTATTAACGAAGTTGCCAATATTTGCGATCGCGTTGGTGCTGATGTTACCCAAGTTGCCAAAGGGATTGGTTTAGATTCTCGGATTGGCGGTAAATTCTTGCAAGCTGGGATTGGTTGGGGTGGTTCTTGCTTCCCGAAAGATGTTTTAGCACTCATCCATACTGCCAAAGATTATAACTACGAAACCGAAATTCTCAATGCTGCGGTTAGCGTTAACAAACGCCAGCGCGTGATGGCTATTGAAAAACTACAGCACGAACTGAAAATCCTCAAAGGTAAAACCGTTGGTTTGTTGGGTTTAACTTTCAAACCCGATACGGATGACATGAGAGATGCCCCAGCTTTAACTTTGATTGAAGAACTCAATCGTCTGGGTACAAAGGTAAAAGCCTACGATCCTTTGGTTTCTCAAACTGGAATGCGTCATGGTTTAACTGGCGTAATTGTCGAAACCGATCCGGAACGTTTGGCTGATGGTTGCGATGCGTTGGTGTTAGTGACGGACTGGGCGCAATTTACCAGTTTGGACTACGCTAAAATGGCGAAATTGATGAATAGTCCAGTGATTATTGACGGACGTAATTTCCTCGATCGCAAAGCGTTGCAAGCTGCTGGTTTCCGATATGTAGGTATCGGTCGCTAA
- a CDS encoding UDP-glucuronic acid decarboxylase family protein, with protein MRILVTGGAGFIGSHLIDRLMAQGHEVICLDNFYTGHKRNIMKWLENPYFELIRHDITEPIRLEVDQIYHLACPASPVHYQYNPIKTVKTSVLGTMNMLGLAKRVKARFFLASTSEVYGDPDVHPQTEDYRGNVNPIGIRACYDEGKRIAETLSFDYHRENDVEIRVARIFNTYGPRMQENDGRVVSNFIVQALRGIPLTVYGSGSQTRSFCYVSDLVEGFIRLMNGDHTGPVNLGNPDEYTILELAQKVQEMVNPGAEIKYEPLPQDDPKQRKPDITRAKTWLGWQPTVPLEQGLKLTIDDFRDRIENSQASAVR; from the coding sequence ATGAGAATTTTGGTAACGGGTGGTGCTGGGTTTATTGGTTCCCATCTGATCGATCGCTTAATGGCGCAGGGACACGAAGTGATTTGTTTGGATAACTTCTATACCGGTCACAAGCGTAACATCATGAAATGGTTGGAGAACCCATATTTTGAGTTAATCCGTCACGATATTACCGAACCCATCCGTTTAGAAGTAGATCAAATTTATCACTTGGCTTGTCCCGCTTCTCCCGTTCACTACCAGTACAATCCGATCAAAACCGTGAAAACCAGCGTTTTGGGAACTATGAATATGCTGGGGTTAGCAAAACGGGTGAAAGCTAGATTTTTTCTCGCTTCCACTTCGGAGGTATATGGCGACCCGGACGTACATCCCCAAACGGAAGATTATCGGGGAAATGTGAATCCAATTGGTATACGCGCCTGTTACGACGAAGGAAAGAGGATTGCCGAAACGCTATCCTTTGATTATCATCGTGAAAACGATGTAGAAATCAGGGTAGCTCGAATTTTTAATACTTATGGCCCTAGAATGCAGGAAAATGACGGTAGAGTTGTTAGTAATTTTATCGTGCAGGCGTTGCGGGGAATACCTTTAACCGTATATGGCAGCGGTTCGCAAACTCGGAGTTTTTGCTATGTTTCTGATTTAGTAGAAGGGTTTATCCGGTTGATGAACGGCGACCACACTGGGCCAGTAAATTTGGGAAATCCTGATGAATATACTATTTTAGAACTGGCTCAAAAAGTTCAAGAAATGGTTAATCCAGGTGCGGAAATTAAATACGAACCGCTACCGCAGGACGATCCCAAGCAGCGAAAACCGGATATTACTAGGGCAAAAACTTGGTTGGGATGGCAGCCTACCGTTCCGCTAGAACAAGGGTTAAAACTGACTATAGATGATTTTCGCGATCGCATCGAAAACTCTCAAGCCTCAGCAGTTAGATAA
- a CDS encoding DUF2993 domain-containing protein has product MLGGLTGFTNPTGGDWGERMLNTVASQSIRHLFSKSESVEVSVRCSPSSKLLQGSIDSFKMSGRGLVIRREFPVEEMSFETDAVSLDFSSILKGKITLKQPTQAIALVTLSEEGINQSFQAELVRKRLQNLSLDSIKEFSGGLPISFTDIRIELENGNRIRLFTETNLPDYGSVPVSMTLTLAVERRRRIGFKDPQFHLDSVPERSQPVSLALGRALAEILDNMVDLDRFDLDGVTMRINRLETQGKKLLFSGYAQIEHFPGSG; this is encoded by the coding sequence ATGTTAGGTGGTCTGACTGGTTTTACTAACCCTACAGGCGGCGATTGGGGAGAGCGAATGCTCAACACGGTTGCTAGCCAATCCATCCGCCACTTGTTCAGTAAGAGCGAGTCTGTGGAGGTCTCTGTACGTTGCTCTCCGTCCAGCAAACTGTTGCAGGGGAGTATCGACAGCTTCAAAATGAGCGGACGTGGCTTGGTGATCCGTCGAGAATTTCCCGTCGAGGAGATGTCGTTTGAGACGGATGCCGTTTCCCTGGACTTTAGCTCGATTTTGAAAGGTAAGATAACTCTCAAGCAGCCTACTCAAGCGATCGCTTTAGTTACGCTCTCGGAAGAAGGTATCAATCAATCCTTTCAGGCAGAATTGGTGAGAAAGCGCCTGCAAAACCTTTCTCTGGATTCCATCAAGGAATTTTCTGGCGGGTTGCCGATTTCTTTTACAGATATCCGCATCGAACTCGAAAACGGCAACCGAATTCGTCTATTTACGGAAACAAACTTACCCGACTACGGTTCCGTGCCGGTCAGCATGACCCTCACCCTCGCCGTAGAACGCCGTCGCCGCATCGGTTTTAAAGACCCTCAATTCCATCTCGATTCCGTACCAGAACGTTCCCAACCAGTTTCTCTGGCACTTGGAAGAGCATTAGCAGAGATATTAGACAATATGGTAGACCTCGATCGCTTCGATCTCGACGGCGTAACCATGCGGATCAACCGTTTGGAAACGCAAGGCAAAAAATTGCTCTTCAGTGGTTACGCTCAAATCGAACATTTTCCCGGTAGCGGTTGA
- a CDS encoding ABC transporter ATP-binding protein: MAKELAISTRGLTKQFDRHLAVNDVDLQVEVGEVYGLIGPNGAGKTTLIRMLAAAEDPTIGEIYINGDRLLRDNSNPTLKRRIGFLPDDFPLYDDLTVWDYLDYFARLYRLREPRRTQRLYEVLELVQLTNKRNSQISTLSRGMKQRLSLARTIIHEPIVLLLDEPVSGLDPIARMQFREIIKTLREAGMTILISSHVLSDLAELCTSVGIMELGYLVESCSLKELYRRLSRQQIVMATLGSQEALLSELKNHSLVEDWEVLPATHQVRVHFSGNPEDSAKLLRSLIEAGIPLTEFHCTQEDLETIFLKLGHKQAS, from the coding sequence ATGGCAAAGGAACTCGCAATTTCTACTCGCGGACTAACCAAGCAATTCGATCGCCATCTAGCAGTTAACGATGTTGACCTACAAGTGGAAGTGGGTGAAGTATACGGACTGATCGGGCCAAATGGTGCTGGTAAAACAACCTTGATCAGGATGTTAGCGGCGGCGGAAGACCCGACTATAGGAGAAATTTATATCAATGGCGATCGCTTGCTGCGGGACAACAGCAACCCAACTCTCAAGCGGCGCATCGGATTTTTGCCAGATGACTTTCCCTTATACGACGATTTGACGGTTTGGGACTATTTGGATTATTTTGCCCGACTTTATCGTTTGAGAGAACCTCGCCGTACCCAACGCTTGTATGAAGTGCTAGAACTGGTACAGCTAACCAACAAGCGCAATAGTCAAATTTCTACCCTGTCGCGAGGGATGAAACAGCGCCTCAGTCTGGCTAGAACAATTATTCACGAGCCGATCGTGTTGCTGCTGGATGAACCTGTTTCTGGATTAGATCCGATCGCGAGAATGCAGTTTCGCGAAATCATCAAGACGTTGCGAGAAGCAGGAATGACGATTTTGATTTCTTCTCACGTTTTGAGCGATTTGGCTGAACTCTGTACCTCAGTGGGGATCATGGAATTAGGCTACTTGGTAGAAAGCTGTTCTCTCAAAGAACTTTATCGCCGTCTGAGTCGCCAGCAAATCGTTATGGCAACTTTGGGTAGCCAAGAAGCGCTTTTGTCGGAATTGAAAAATCATTCTCTGGTCGAAGATTGGGAAGTTTTACCAGCTACCCATCAAGTGCGCGTTCACTTTTCGGGCAATCCGGAGGACTCGGCTAAATTATTGCGATCGCTAATCGAAGCCGGAATTCCTCTCACCGAATTTCACTGTACCCAAGAAGATTTAGAAACAATCTTCCTCAAACTCGGTCACAAACAAGCCTCATAA